In the Rhododendron vialii isolate Sample 1 chromosome 2a, ASM3025357v1 genome, tttcattaaacgGCAAAAACCAAAGGCCACGGCGAAGCCATGGGTCTTGACCGTTCGGTTGTTTTGGATCGAACATGGATGGGCCCAATGCCTAACTCCACAATTTCATAATTACAGCTTTGCCACTCTAGGCTTGAAATGCCTAAAGTACTCTTCTTCTATGGCATCGATCTGCATCAGATTTAAAGAAATAGAAGGGCTCCAATTAGCTATCGTTTTACACCAGCATGCATCAATTAAGGACTACCTAGGACCTGAGACTTGTTGTGACGACATGTAGGAAAACGTGTTGTGTGAGCCCCTGGACCTGCTATTAGAATTAGCATTTGCTTGTGGAACCAGCACCAACCCATTCTGCTCATTGTGCGCTTCGATTCTTGGAACCTCCGTCCTTCTCTGGTCAAAAAATGGCAGAAAGCTGAGGGACTCAACCCGCGGCACACCCACTGGATATCCGCCTTCCAACATGCCAACCACATTAGCCATGCTCGGCCTCAACGCTGGGTCTTGGTGCACACAACATAAAGCCACACGAATGAGTTTTTCAACCTCCGCCTCGCTTGTGACCCGTCCCTCAAGTCTCGGATCCACAAGCTCCAAGTACCGCCTTTGCTTGTGCATTTCCAAAGCAAATAGTGGGAAGAAAATTGAATGCTCCAACCCTGACGGAGATGATGATTGGTCATTTTCTGTATCCCCGTTATGTATTTGGAGTGACCAGTTCTTTCTTCCCCTCACTATTTCTAGTAACACCATTCCATAACTGTATACATCAGACTTATCAGTTATTGGAGAGTTACTCAACCAGTCTGGTGCGACATAGCCTCGGGTTCCTCTCATGGTTGTAAACAAACCAGATTGCTCACGGCTTAGCAGTTTTGAAATCCCAAAATCTGATATTTTCACTTGTAGATTATCATCAAGCAGAATGTTTTCTGGCTTCACATCACAATGGATGATCTTCTGCTCGCAAGAACTATGCAAGTATGCAAGACCCCGTGCTGTACCGATTGCAATCTTAAATCTCTCTTCCCATTCCAGAACATATCCATTCCCAAAGAGCACCCGATCCAACGAACCCCGGTTCATGTATTCGTAAACCAGAAACCGTTGCCTCCCTCGTGCACAGAAGCCCTTTAGCCTAACCAAATTGACATGGCGTATGTTCCCAATTATAGCAATCTCAGTGCAGAATTCTCTCTTTCCCTCAACGCCCAAACTAGTAATCTTCTTCACTGCAACAACAGATTCATCTGGTAGCATGCCTTTGTATACAGTCCCAAATCCTCCGGAACCAATTTTTGTCCTGAAATTCTCTGTTGCAACCACAAGCTCTTTGTAACCAAACCTCACCGGCAAGCCTGGGATACCGTCTATCTCAAGCTCTATCGATGAGTTTCTAGACTTCCATTTTCTGGAACAAACAATTCCAACCACTACTAATGTGATTAACAAGAACACAAATGAAGGTAACAGTACCAAACCTGCAATGGGGAAAAGTTGGTTTCTTCTACTATCATTTTTACCATATGGGCCTGCAAAAGTGGATACGTGTAGAGCCTTTATGTAACCCATCCGATCTGTTGTAGAATTTGCAATAATTGAGCCCAAAAGGTTTTCAAGCAAATAACAGGAACCGGAAGAATTATCGTGGAACAATCCCAAACAGGAACAATTCATTGAACAAAGATGCTCACAACCGGATAAGTTGACACCACGCACACGAGGCTCACTAAAATCATTTAAGGAATAGTCCATACCATCTCCCAGTTTCATATAAGAAGTTGGTACTTTTAAATCATCATTTCCACTAGCATTACAAGCTGATGGCAAAGAGTAAGAATCATAGACGGTCGAACAACCATCATTTGTGTCGTTATTAACATGAAACCCTGGAGGACATGAGCATTGTGCGGGCACGGGCATGGCATAACAGACTCCAATTTTGCCGCAAATGTATGGAATTCGACAGTCATCAACTGGACCACTGAATTCCTCTACCCACTTTGAGCTATCGTAGTTTTTAATACTAAACCTGCCATTGTATTCCAACTTAGCAATACGAAACTTGGACACACCCAAAGCCAATTGGACCACAACTACCGAGCTGTTTCCCCCAACTAGAAACAGACCAGTTTCGTTCATTACCATGTACGAAGCTGGAAGGTTCGAAAGCTTATGAGTCCTTGTGTCCATTGATAACTTCCAATAAGTCAGCCCCTTCCAAGTCATCACCACGTCGCTGCCACCATCGCCGGTGAGGGTGAACTGGTAATCACCCATCGACAAGTTTACCTCGGATATAGCACTGACCAGCGATTGTCCAACTGGTAACCTGTTTGGCATAAATCAAACAATAATCATAAAAcctcaaactattaaaattgGCATGAATAAGTAACATCATGAACACAAGTAATACAAGTTATGGTGAACTGATGTTAAGAAAGTTAGGTATGAGAGTAACAAGAAGCACGACGGTTCGCTGTTCTAAGGTTATGTTGCATGTTTCAAAGGCCAAGTACAACTCCTAGTTATCTTCACCTTGCACAATCGATGGGAGACAAGGGTGTCAAATCGGGGTCGGAATACTTAAATGTTTTGTAGTAGTCTGATTAGTGCTGTTAAATGTACCAAACTACTCGGTTGGACTTGTTTTCAGCTCATTGAAAGGTCGTTCAAGATCAGTTTGGCTCTATAAAATCACCAACCAAACTCGAAGACATGTTTCACTTATTCAAATCAATCTTCAATTAAATACTACTGAAATCTATGGGTTACTTGAGCTTGGTTTATGTTACTCATTAAAAGCTCGTTCGGAATCGTTTCCACTAATAAACAAACTTGTGAGAAATTTTAAACTAGACTAACAATTGActgtttggttcgtttatcaACTCTAAGTCCAATTCTAGATAACTCTTTTCCATAGGCCCCTATTGGCCTTAACTTCTCATACTAAACAACCTTGCAAATAGAAAAATAGTTTTAACACAAATATCCAGACACACAGTCCAAATAGTTTCACTCctacgagtaattattcaacgTTCCTAGAGTACCACGTGGCGTAGCCTGCGTGGTACTCCAAACTATTTATGTTGCGATGAACTTTCCAATAGGGTCATTCATTTTTCTTAGGTGGTTGGGAGCTAGACAATAACTTATATTGTGTGGTTGTGGTGACGATTTTTTAACTGCGGAGAGTACATACTAGCGTTGTTAGATTAAAGATTTGAAGTGAGAGTAAAACTAAATCAATTTAGTATTGGTTTCCAAATTTGCCATTTTCATAATTCATCACAATGGGTACACTGTTGCAAATGCAATTTCGAAATTTATCATGTTTTTTaaacttattatttttgaaatttatcataataaacaaaaaaaattggccgtaaatcaaatattcaattttatttcttgaatCAAATATCCCGTTGGCTTTAAATTTCGGCATGAATGACAAAAATTAGAGGCGGACTTGGCAATGGAAATGTGGTTGCATTCAACTTTATTAGGGTAAAATGGGTGAATTAGACATTTATAGAAGAGAGCAATGCTATGtgcacaactttaaaacaaaaCTCCGGACACAGTTGTATCCAAAACCGTTGGATGTACATTGACTCACATGTATCCAACAGTTTCGATTTCAGACACagttgtattttaaaattgtgttgcTAGAATTTTTGTTTATACATAGGATGTAAACATAATGAAAGATGATGTCATGGATTGGAACATAACAGGGGTGATCTTAAGAACATTACTCttagaagggaaaaagaaaaaaaatacaataatgCTACGGTCACTCCTCAGTAAGAGGGGAGTGTTTGGAAAGTGACCGAGATGCGTGACCATAGCATTTccgaaaaaacaacaaaaagagtgaaaatttaggaaacttttaAAAGTTGTAGCAATACCGTTGTCCAAAAACAATAGTGTCGGTGGGGTAATCAAAACTTTCCCACAACGAGCGATCAAACTGGTCGCGCAAAACTAGATTACCAGAGTCCTGTAGCTCAAACAGGTCAACCGGAGACCTCAACGGCGGCGTGGACCACACGAACTTCCCGTCGCCGTCTTGGACGTGAATACCGGTGGGGGAGAAGCGGATGTTGGCGTCGGAGGGGGAACTGCGGTAGGCGGACCAGAGGatgttgcggaaactaaggatcaaaccagaacacaaacacacacacaaacacagagacaaagatttacgtggttccccaaaatcgggtacgtccacggggggcagccagattatatttaggaggaggaggattacaaatcactcaaactcacactctctcaaactgatacaaaatcagatacgtttctgatttcccactctctggtctctcactcaagagagatacaaaaacaTGGAGCAAAGCTCGAATTTTATAGGCTGTGCAAACTTCACTGTTCATGGCCATGCGAGGATCAATGCAAATCCACGCCTGAGATTTTTCCTGATTTGAGCGTGGCTTGAGAAATCTTCATAGGCTGCCAATCTTTGACTTCAATCACCCACATGGGAGAATGAATTGCATTCAATGCAACCCACGCCAAATCTTCTGAGTAAATGCAAATCTGCATTTGTATAGGATGGAGCCAAAACATGGCCTCAAaagtcaacaatctccaccttggcgacaaTTCTCCAAGATCCGATGCTGCCCCCAATGCGCCCTTAGGCGCTCTGAACCGgagagatgttgatcaagtccaaACAATGATTGAACTTGATCCCAGTAACAAcctttgtcaacatatcagctGGGTTGTCTGCAGTGGCAATCTTTTCAAGCAATATGTCCCCTTCTTCTAGAATTTCCCGAACAAAGTGAAAACGGACATCTATATGCTTTGTCCTGGTATGGTGCACCTGATTCTTTGCCAAATGaatggcactctgactatcGCAATAGACATTGATGTGCTCCTGTTTGGCACCCAAATCACCAATCAAACCCTGCAACCAGATGGCTTCTTTTATGGCCTCAGTCACCGCCATATATTCAGCCTCCGTAGTAGATAGTGCAACCGTGGACTGTAAAGTCGAACGCCAACTAACTGGTCCTCCTGCCATAGTGAAAACATAACCAGTAGTTGACCGCCTCTTATCCAGATCACCAGCGTAATTTGAATCTACATAACCAACTGCAAGCTGATCACCAAATTTCTGATCTCTCCCAAATTTTAGGCCAACATTAACTGTTCCCTGAATGTATCTGAGAATCCATTTCACGGCCTGCCAATGACCCTTTCCTGGATCATGCATATATCTGCTAACCATACTGACAGCGTGTGAAATATCGGGTCTGGTACATACCATTGCATACATCAAGGATCCCACAGCGTTGGCATACGGAACTTGGGCCATCTGTTTTCGTTCCGCATCAGTACGAGGTGACATCGAAGCGCTGAGCTTAAAGTGCGGGGCTAACGGTGTACTAACGGGTTTAGCTTTGCCATCTATGCCAAACCGTTGGAGTACAGTCTTCAGATACTGAGTCTGCGATAAGCAAACTGTGCCCTGCTTCCTGTTGCGCTGAATCTCCATCCCAATGACCTTCTTTGCTTCTCCAAGGTCTTTCATTTCGAATTCTGAACTCAGTTGTGCCTTCAACCGagaaatctccaccttgctcttaGATGCAAttagcatatcatcaacatataagagcaaatagatAAAGGAACCATCCCGAAGTTTACGaaagtaaacacaatggtcaaaaCTGCTGCGAGTATACCTCTGCGTAGCCATAAACTGATCAAatctcttgtaccattgtcgtgGCGACTGCTTTAGGCCATATAGTGACTTGCGAAGACGGCAAGCCCAATTTTCCTTTCCAGAGACCTTGAAACCATCTGGTTGTGACATATAGATCTCTTCGTCCAAGTCGCCATGCAAAAATGCAGTCTTAACATCGAGTTGCTGTAACTCGAGGTCGTACTGCGCAACCAAAGATAATAGAATGCGAATCGATGCATGCTTCACCACTGGAGAGaagacctcattgtagtcaatcCCTTCGCGCTGAGCATAACCCTTTGCCACCAATCTGGCCTTATGTCTAACACCACCCTTGACCGAACTGTCCTCTTTGTTGGCATAGACCCATTTGCATCCTATTGCTTTATTCCCTTTGGGAAGTGGTACCAGCTCCCAAGTCTTATTCTTGTGAAGAGAActcatctcctcattcatagcctGCTTCCATTGAGAACTGTCAGAACCTGAAACGGCCTCCCTATACGTATTCGGAACACCTGTGATAACCGGAAGGGCGTATGCAACCATACCATCATATCGGGCAGGTTTTCGAATCTCCCTCCTCGGACAGCTAGTAGCAATAGACTGTGATGGCGCTATAGCCTCGGGAACTGAAACATCATCAGACTCAGAACTCGAATCTGAAACATCACTGTGGTGCTCCTGTGGTGGCGAAATGGTAGGAACTTGAACTACAGGAACCTCTAGCTCCACCTGCTCTGACTGCTCCACCTGATCTGAACACCTTGGAATGGTGTTAACCTTTCGAGAGTTGGTTTGAAGCATGGCCGACTCATCGAAAGTAACATCTCGGCTGGTAATAATCTTCTTAGACTCCGGGCACCAGAGTCTATAGGCCTTTACACCTGGAGTAAAGCCAACAAATATAGCCTTCCTAGCTCGAGGATCCAGCTTAGATTCTGTGACATGAAAATAAGCAGGACAACCAAATACATGCAGCCGATCGTAATCAATCGAAGATTGACCAAAGTATACCTCCATGGGAGTCCGTCCGCCAAGTGCCTCTGACGGTAGCCTGTTGATCAACTGACAGGCATAGGCGACTGCCTCTCCCCAAAATACTTTGCTCAAACCGGCGTTGGACAACATACACCGCACCTTAGTCACCAAAGTGCGGTTCATCCTCTCTGCAACTCCATTTTGCTGTGGAGTCTTCGCGGCGGTGAAATGTCGGACTATCCCCTCCTCCTGACAGATTTTGAGAAAGGGATCTGAAGTATACTCACCACCGTTGTCTGACCGAAGTACCTTGATTTTTCTGCCAGTCTGAGTCTCCACCCTCTGCTTCCAACGAAGGAAGGTGTCAAGGACCTCGTCCTTGCGTTTCATGGGATAAACCCATACTCTccgtgaaaaatcatcaataaacgtgACAAACCACCGTTTGCCACCAAAAGTTGCTGTCGTTGtgggcccccaaacatctgaatgaacataaTCCAGAATACCCTTCGTACGATGAACTGCGGTGCCAAATTTGACCCTGGTCTGTTTGCCCAGAACACAGTGCTCACAGAATCCAAACTTCCCTGTCTTGGCCCCCTTTAGGAGACCTTTCTTCACCAATCCTTGTAAAGCTTTCTCTCCGGCATGACCTAGGCGCATGTGCCAGAGTCGGGAAATGTCATCTGTAGCATCATCTGAGCTGCTGTTGGAGATGGCTACTCCTCCTGTAACTGTGCGCCCGTCGAGGAAGTATAAATTTCCCCTCCGAGTGCCTTTCAGGACCACTAATGCACCATGGGTTACTTTCAGGGCTCCACCTTCTAAAGTAATCTTGTAACCTTTTGCATCCAAGGTTCcaagagaaatcaaatttttcttcaaatccgggaCATACCGGACATCTGTCAAAAGCTTGGTTGTACCGTTGCGCAACTTGAGTCGGATTGTACCTATCCCCTGAGTTTTGCAGGCATTGtcgttgcccatcaaaactacgCCACCGTCAATCTCCTGAAAGTTTGAGAACCAGTCCCGATGGGGACACATATGGTAGGTACATCCCGAGTCCAGAATCCATTCATCTGAATTCGTGTCTGATGAAACAATCAAGGCTGACGCCAAGTCGTCAACCTCTCCTCTTGCAACATTCgctcgttgttgt is a window encoding:
- the LOC131317133 gene encoding G-type lectin S-receptor-like serine/threonine-protein kinase At5g35370; this translates as MQICIYSEDLAWVALNAIHSPIFRNILWSAYRSSPSDANIRFSPTGIHVQDGDGKFVWSTPPLRSPVDLFELQDSGNLVLRDQFDRSLWESFDYPTDTIVFGQRLPVGQSLVSAISEVNLSMGDYQFTLTGDGGSDVVMTWKGLTYWKLSMDTRTHKLSNLPASYMVMNETGLFLVGGNSSVVVVQLALGVSKFRIAKLEYNGRFSIKNYDSSKWVEEFSGPVDDCRIPYICGKIGVCYAMPVPAQCSCPPGFHVNNDTNDGCSTVYDSYSLPSACNASGNDDLKVPTSYMKLGDGMDYSLNDFSEPRVRGVNLSGCEHLCSMNCSCLGLFHDNSSGSCYLLENLLGSIIANSTTDRMGYIKALHVSTFAGPYGKNDSRRNQLFPIAGLVLLPSFVFLLITLVVVGIVCSRKWKSRNSSIELEIDGIPGLPVRFGYKELVVATENFRTKIGSGGFGTVYKGMLPDESVVAVKKITSLGVEGKREFCTEIAIIGNIRHVNLVRLKGFCARGRQRFLVYEYMNRGSLDRVLFGNGYVLEWEERFKIAIGTARGLAYLHSSCEQKIIHCDVKPENILLDDNLQVKISDFGISKLLSREQSGLFTTMRGTRGYVAPDWLSNSPITDKSDVYSYGMVLLEIVRGRKNWSLQIHNGDTENDQSSSPSGLEHSIFFPLFALEMHKQRRYLELVDPRLEGRVTSEAEVEKLIRVALCCVHQDPALRPSMANVVGMLEGGYPVGVPRVESLSFLPFFDQRRTEVPRIEAHNEQNGLVLVPQANANSNSRSRGSHNTFSYMSSQQVSGPR